In the Zestosphaera sp. genome, one interval contains:
- a CDS encoding proton-conducting transporter membrane subunit — protein MNEPSVGLVTVAPVLVAFVLPVLTLKFRSRILYATITTATTFFVAVLTLVNLVEVVRGNVLTYSFGGWPPPLGIVYVVDFLNGVLGFLAATLFFFSSLYMYWYFSKIESGYEWLSTLILILLAGVLGCLYTGDLFNFFVMLEVLSISSYALVAFFRRRKWAVEASMAYSFIGALATMLFFFGVIFIYASFGTVNIADLVVKTHQEPQLLSEYLERWSGKCVGEWCYGNVFISSALAVALMLWALNFEAGLFPNNYWMPSAYAESPTPASALFAGIVDKVGTYGVIRLFITLFTAYGAVLAFPLWGIAFRDFILMILSFLGLITGYLGALLMFPQKNVKRLLAYSTISHIGIIFTSFGALVSRMPLSASAEALGGILLHMITHAIGEFALFIGLGTLSIVAGSTSLAEMQGLGSRYPLLTASIILGFLSLLGVIPLAGFFSKFMIFTALMNSGLPLHALSIVLISGISALGYFKVIYTLVVGRSSEERVQRDRLIIPTLILLVLAATLVILGVMILQGAIISELISHAESLLSIDGLSKYINSVSELSKALGGG, from the coding sequence ATGAACGAACCATCAGTCGGTTTAGTCACTGTGGCGCCCGTCTTAGTTGCTTTCGTGTTGCCAGTTCTGACACTTAAGTTCAGGTCTCGTATTCTTTACGCTACCATAACTACTGCAACTACATTTTTTGTAGCGGTTCTAACCTTGGTTAACTTAGTAGAAGTAGTTAGAGGCAATGTCTTGACATACTCTTTTGGTGGGTGGCCACCACCCCTAGGCATCGTTTATGTAGTTGATTTTCTTAATGGCGTCTTGGGCTTCCTAGCAGCTACTTTATTTTTCTTCTCGTCACTCTACATGTATTGGTATTTTAGTAAGATTGAGTCTGGGTATGAGTGGCTCTCAACATTAATTCTCATACTGCTAGCCGGCGTTCTCGGCTGTCTCTATACAGGCGACCTCTTCAACTTCTTCGTAATGCTTGAGGTACTCAGCATCTCTTCTTACGCGTTAGTAGCATTCTTTAGGAGGAGGAAGTGGGCTGTTGAAGCTTCTATGGCCTACAGCTTTATAGGAGCTTTAGCTACTATGTTATTCTTTTTCGGTGTTATTTTTATCTACGCGTCTTTCGGGACAGTAAATATTGCAGACTTAGTAGTTAAGACTCACCAAGAACCTCAGTTACTCTCTGAGTACTTAGAGAGATGGTCTGGTAAGTGTGTTGGTGAGTGGTGTTACGGTAACGTATTCATAAGTTCTGCTTTAGCAGTAGCTCTGATGTTGTGGGCACTGAATTTTGAGGCTGGCTTATTCCCCAACAACTACTGGATGCCTAGCGCTTACGCAGAGTCACCAACTCCTGCCTCAGCCTTATTTGCTGGGATAGTCGATAAAGTCGGTACTTACGGCGTTATTAGGCTTTTCATAACGTTGTTTACGGCCTACGGCGCAGTACTAGCATTCCCTCTATGGGGTATTGCTTTCAGAGATTTCATCCTCATGATACTGAGTTTTCTCGGCTTAATTACAGGCTACTTAGGAGCTCTACTTATGTTTCCGCAGAAGAACGTGAAGAGATTGCTTGCTTACTCAACAATAAGTCATATCGGGATAATATTTACTTCTTTTGGCGCGTTAGTTTCTAGAATGCCCTTGAGCGCTTCAGCAGAAGCGTTAGGTGGTATCTTACTTCACATGATAACTCACGCTATTGGCGAATTCGCGCTATTTATAGGCTTAGGAACACTTTCGATAGTAGCAGGCTCCACAAGCCTGGCTGAAATGCAGGGCTTAGGTAGTAGGTACCCGCTACTCACTGCCTCCATAATATTAGGTTTTCTAAGCTTACTAGGCGTCATACCGCTAGCAGGATTCTTCAGTAAGTTCATGATTTTCACAGCATTAATGAACTCTGGCTTACCCTTACATGCCCTATCCATAGTACTAATCTCTGGAATCTCAGCTCTCGGTTACTTTAAAGTCATTTATACGTTAGTCGTGGGCAGGAGCTCTGAAGAGAGGGTGCAGCGGGACCGCTTAATTATCCCGACCCTAATACTCTTAGTCTTAGCGGCTACGTTAGTTATTTTAGGAGTTATGATTTTGCAGGGAGCTATAATCAGCGAGTTAATAAGTCACGCGGAAAGCCTATTAAGTATTGATGGCTTAAGTAAATATATTAACTCAGTAAGTGAGTTGAGTAAAGCTCTTGGGGGTGGTTAA
- a CDS encoding Na+/H+ antiporter subunit E — MRRLYKSIVPVLLSFIIYVVYTGTLRLYDILTGFLVALIIGVLTSNLLIEDWRKSLSLRRFVNLVRFAFRYFFIDEVKAHLLLIKLSLSPKLDLRPAIVKMPIKTRNDYGITLVSLSITNTPGTVVVDLNKEKGNIYVHWIYAKTTKPEESYKEVSEVFDTYALKVFD, encoded by the coding sequence ATGAGGAGGCTGTATAAGTCTATAGTTCCAGTACTGCTTTCGTTCATTATCTACGTAGTATATACAGGAACTTTAAGACTCTATGACATCCTCACAGGTTTTTTAGTAGCTCTCATTATAGGAGTACTTACTTCAAACTTACTCATAGAAGACTGGAGAAAGAGTTTGAGTTTAAGAAGGTTTGTTAACTTAGTCAGGTTCGCTTTTAGATATTTCTTCATAGATGAGGTCAAAGCTCACTTACTCTTGATTAAGTTAAGCCTAAGTCCTAAACTAGACTTAAGGCCTGCTATAGTTAAGATGCCTATAAAGACTAGAAACGACTACGGAATAACTCTAGTTTCTCTATCTATAACTAACACTCCAGGCACTGTAGTTGTTGACCTTAATAAAGAGAAAGGGAATATCTATGTTCACTGGATATACGCAAAGACAACGAAGCCTGAAGAGTCTTATAAAGAAGTAAGTGAGGTTTTTGATACGTACGCTTTAAAAGTTTTTGATTAG
- a CDS encoding sodium:proton antiporter yields MKNLDIELIKFMFMLTVISLYFNVAISLYGVVAKANLVKKLIALTIFQDTVNMFTILVGYKLWRPGLLLQPPVLTDLSPTPETLREFVERSVDPLPQAFVLTAIVIGLAVTLFLTTIVVHVSYHFKTVNVDEIGRSKRVYIHEEAV; encoded by the coding sequence GTGAAGAACTTGGATATTGAGTTGATTAAGTTTATGTTCATGCTTACAGTAATATCTCTTTACTTCAACGTAGCTATATCACTTTATGGCGTAGTAGCTAAAGCAAACTTAGTGAAGAAACTTATAGCATTAACAATATTTCAGGACACGGTAAACATGTTTACGATTTTAGTTGGTTATAAGCTTTGGAGGCCGGGTCTCTTACTGCAGCCACCTGTCTTAACAGACTTAAGCCCTACTCCAGAAACTCTCAGAGAATTCGTAGAAAGATCTGTTGACCCACTACCACAAGCCTTCGTTCTAACAGCGATAGTCATAGGTCTAGCAGTGACTCTTTTTTTAACCACTATAGTAGTTCATGTAAGCTACCACTTCAAGACTGTGAACGTGGACGAGATAGGCAGGAGTAAGAGGGTGTACATACATGAGGAGGCTGTATAA